The Streptomyces sp. M92 nucleotide sequence TAGCCCGCGTTGGTGCCGAAGGCCATGCCGATGGCGACCACCACCAGGCCGATGATGAACGGGGCCAGGTTGGCGCCCGGCGGTGTGTTGAGCAGGTCCGTGATGGCCATGACCAGCAACAGCAGGATGGCGGTGCCGATGACCTGGTCGCGGAAGGCGCCCCACTCGTGGACCGGCAGCGCGGTGTTCCCGTTGGCGGGGAGCGTCGAGAACACGGTCTGCGTCTTGATGGTGTGTCCGGGGTCGGCCTTCGCCAGCGCCTCGGAGTAGTTCCAGCGGACCAGGAGCGCGGCCACGAAGGCGCCGGCCGTCTGGGCCAGCGCGTAGGGCGCGACCTTCCGCCACGGGAAGCCCTTGAACACCGCGAGGCCGAGCGTCACCGCGGGGTTGATGTGGGCGCCGCTCAGCCGCGCGGCCACATAGACGCCCAGTGTGACGCCGAGGCCCCACGCCCACGAGATGCTGTCGTGGTCCCCGAGGCCGCCCTCCGGATCGGTGAGGGCCCCGCCCGCGGCCACCTGCGCCACCACACCGCAGCCGAAGAGGATGAGGATCATCGTGCCGGCGAACTCCGCCGACAGTTCACCGAGCAGACCTGACTTCTTGAGCCGTGCAGCCATGGAAGCTCACCTTCCGCCGGCTGGACCGGCGTCGACCGACCGCGTCTCTCAGTCGACACATTAAGGTGATAAGCGACAAGCCGCACATAGAGTGCGGCTTGACGGGCGTGGGTGGAGCCTCAGGGGCCGATGGGCATCCGGCGCTTGTGGTCCGTCGCCCGGTAGCGGGAGACGATCTTCTCGAAGGCGTCCTGTTTCACCGGCTTGCCCTCCAGGAAGTCGTCGATGTCGTCGTAGGTGACACCGAGGGCGTCCTCGTCGGCCTTGCCGGGGGCGAGGGACTCCAGGTCGGCCGTCGGGACCTTCCCCACCAGCTCGGCCGGCGCACCCAGCGCCTCGGCGACGGCACGCACCCGGCGCTTGGTGAGTCCGGTCAGCGGGACCAGGTCGGCGGCGCCGTCGCCGAACTTGGTGAAGAAGCCGGAGACCGCCTCGGCGGCGTGGTCCGTCCCCACGACCAGCCCGTTGTGCGCGCCGGCCACGGCGTACTGGGCGATCATGCGCTGTCTGGCCTTGATGTTGCCGTGCACGAAGTCCTGGTGGTGGGCGTCGCGGAAGGCCACGTCGGCGGCGAGCAGCGCGTCGAGCATGGCGTCGCTCGCGGGCTTGATGTCGACGGTCAGCACGTGGTCGGCCTGGATGAAGGAGAGCGCGCGCTGGGCGTCGTGCTCGTCGGCCTGGACGCCGTGCGGCAGCCGCATCGCGTAGAAGCTCGCCTCGTGCCCCTCGGCCCGGGCCCGCTCCGCGGCGAGCTGGCACAGCCGCCCCGCGGTGGTCGAGTCGACACCGCCGCTGATGCCGAGGACCAGGCAGCGCAGGCCGGTGGAGGTCAGCCGCTCGGTCAGGAAGGCCACCCGGCGCTCGATCTCCCGCTCGGCGTCGAAGGTCTCGGCGACCTCCAGTTCCCGGGCGATCTCCAGTTGCAGGGCGATGGACGCCGGCTCGCTCAATTCCGCTCCTTGTTCGATGTGCGGTGACTCCTCACTCAGCGTACCCAGTGGTCCCCGGCGGATACGGGCCGAGTGTCGGACGGCGCACGACGTGCGGGGCGGCCGCCGACGGCCACCCCGCACACCTCGCCCCGCCCGGGATCAGCTCAGCGGCTGAATCCGGATGTCACGGAACCGGACCTTGTTCCCGTGGTCCTGCAACCGGATCGCCCCGGCCGCCGGTGTCTCGGCCCGGCCGCCCGCGGTCGGACCGTCGAGGACCACGTCGTCGTGGACCTTCTCGCCGTTCCACACCACGCTCACCCGCGCGTCGGCGGTCTTGCGGCCGCTGTCGTCGTAGCGGGCCGCGCGGAAGACGATGTCGTAGGTCTGCCACGTCCCGGGCGCGGTCGCCGCGTTGGTGTCGGGGGCCTTCTTCAGGTACAGCGCCCCGGCCTCGTTGTCCGCGAGGGTGGTGTCCCGGTAGGAGTCGAGGATCTGGAGTTCGTAGCGGTCCTGGAGGTAGATGCCGCTGTTGCCGCGGTCCTGGCCCGTCACGTCCGGCGGCAGTTGCGGGACGCGGAACTCCACGTGCAGCTTGAAGTCCTGGTAGGCGTCCTTGGTGCGGATGTCGCCGCAGCACACCTCCATCGACCGCTCCTCGGCCAGCGGCCAGGCCACGTCCCTGCCGTCCGTGTGCTGCCACTGGTCCTGCGAGGCGGCCGTGCCGTCGAACAGGTCGACGGGCGCGCCCCGCCGGTGCACGGTGATCAGGTCGAGGTTGACATGGCCGGTGTCACCGGGGTCGTACCGGTAGGAGACCGTGTTGTGTCCGGCCCGCAGGCGCACGCCTTCGGTCCGCGTGGACCAGGTGTCCCAGTCCCCGGTGGAGGGCAGGTCCGTCTGTCGCACCTTCTTCCCGTTGGCGTACAGGGAGAGGGACTTGGTGCCCTCGAAGGGGTGCGGGCCGTTGGAATAGCGCAGTCCCACGTCGTAGGTGCCCGCCCTCGGAACGGTCACGTCGAAGGTCGTGGCGGCCTCGCCCTCGGTGGCGTAGCGGTCGACGAATCCGCTGCCGGAGTAGCCGACGTGGTCGGTGTCGATGCCGGCCTCGCCGGTGAGCCGGGCCTCCTCGGCCTCGTAGAGGGTGGCGGGCGGCGGCTGCTTGCCGGGCATCTCGTTGAGCGTGTACCAGGCCTCCGTGCTCCACAGCGTCTCACCGGACGCGGAGGTGAAGGGGCGCGGTGAGCGCACGTGGACCACGCGGTCCGGCTTGAGCCCGTCCAGGCGCAGTCGGACGGTCCGGCCGTCCTTCGAGAGGGTCGCCGAGCGCACGGACAGCTCCTCCTCGGCGATCTTGGGGCCGCCGTAGTCGGCGGTCGGGGTGTAGTGCCACTGCCGGACGTCGTAGCGCTCGGCCAGCTTCGCCGCGGTCTCGTCGGACACCGGCTGGGTGTACGTCAGGTCGAAGCCGCCGGGCACGGCTCGCATCTTCTGGATGTCGAAGGTGTCGCGGCCGTTGGGCGTGAGCTTCTGCAGGCCGAACTTCAGCTTGCCCGCCTGGCCCCAGTTGCCGTCCGCGCCCAGGCCGCCCGCGTAGACGGCCCCGTCCGGTCCCATGGTGACGCGGTTGACGCCGGCCTCCAGGCCCTGGGTGTAGCGGAAGACGGCGCCCTGGTACTGGCCCTTCACCTTCTCCAGGTAGGCGCGCTGCAGACCGCCGTAGGTGACGTCGCCGATCAGCATCTGGCCGGCGAACACCCCCTTCTTCAGGTGCAGCGGGGTGGAGGGCGAGTTGCCGATCTCGTTCTGCGGCAGCCACAGCACCGGCTCGGTGACGGGGGAGTCCTCGAAGGGGCCCGCGGGCTCGGTGTAGTGGTTGAAGAAGCGGTCCTGCTTGATCTGGACGAGCTTCGACGCGGGCAGCCATCCGCCCTGGTTGTCGGTGACGAAGAGACCGCCGCCGGGGCCCCAGCCGATGCCGTTGGGCGTACGCAGACCGCCCGCGATCGGGGTGATCTTCCCGGTCTTCTTGCTGATCTTGTAAGTGGTCCCGCGGTCCGGTGCGGGCTGCGGGTCGGTGGTCGCGCCGCCCAGGTCGATGGCGACGGACAGGTTCACGTAGAAGTAGCCGTCGCGGTAGAGCAGGCCGAAGGCGAACTCGTGGAAGTTGCCGCCGTACGGCCAGGTGGCGACCGTGCGGTACGCGTCGGTCACGTCGTCGTCGTTCTCGTCCACCAGCCGCGTCAACTCGTGCTTCTGGGAGACGTAGAGCGAACCGTCGACGTACTTGATGCCCATGGGCTCGCGCAGCCCGTCGGCCACCTTCTTCACGGTGACCTTGTCCCGGCTGGTCGCGCCGGTGACGTTGTCGAGCAGGTACACCTCACCGGCAACGTTGTCGGTGCCGCCCCAGGTGCTGATCGCGAGGCGTCCGTCGGGCAGCCAGTCCATGCCGGTGACCTGCGGTTCGAACCCTTCGGGACGCAGGTCGGTGAGGGTGAGGTCGGGACGCACCGAGGTCAGCGGCAGCCCGTCGCCGGGCGTGTCGGTGCCGGCCTCGCACTCCTTGCGCCCCGGCGCCGTCACGCGGACGACCCCGGCGTCGGTGGTCAGCGCCTCGTTGGGTACGACGGTGAACCCGGTCTCGCCCGGCGGGCGCCAGGAGAGCGTGAGCTGCTGTCCGCCGCCGCGGTCGAAGTGCTCGACGCGCAGCGGGTGCGATCCCGCGGTGAGGTCGAGCGCGCCGTCCTTCGGCTCGGCCCCGTGCAGTCCGTCGTGGTCGATGACCGTGGTGCCGTCCAGGGTCAGCCGTGAGCCGTCGTCGCTGGTGAGCCGGAAGGCGTAGGTGCCGTCGCGCGGCGCGACCAGGTAACCGGTGGCCTCCGAGACGAAGTTGTCGGCGATGCCTCCGAAGTCGGCGGTGGTCGACCAGTCGACCGTCGGCATCAGCTTGTCGTGGTTGGGGGTCTGGCCGGGCTTGAGGGTGCAGATCTCGCTCAGCGGCGTCTGCACGTCGAAGACGCGCAGGGTGACTCCGGGTTCCTGCGGCGGGATGTCCGCGCGGTCCGCTGCGGACGCGGGGGCGGCGAGGAAGCCGCCGGCCGAGACGGCCGACGCCAGCAGGAGGATGAGGTGTCTTCGGGCACGCGGGAACAGGCGTGGGCGCATTGGTCCTCCGGGACGTGGGGACCGGACCGTGCCGGATGTCGCTCCGGTCTTCGTGCGGTACGACTGTGGTTCCGCCGCCAAGGTAGGAGACTTCCGCTTGACATGTCCATACTTTGTCATCGCTGTGTTCAAAGTGGCCCGGTGCCAGGCCCGGCGGAAGACGGGACCCGCTCAGTCGCGCCGGCCCGTGCGGACGCGCCGGTGGCTCCAGGCGAGCAGGGCGAACAGGACGACGCCGGAGACGATCAGGCTCGCCCCGGTTGCCCATCCGGAGTACGGCAGCCGGGGCATCAGGCCCCAGGCCACGCCCGCGCCGACGAGGCACAGCCCGGCCGTGACCGAGCCGGCGATCCGCCACGGCGAGGACACGCTCTCCTCGGCCGCGCGCATGGCCTGCCGCCGGACGGGACCGACGAACCGGTCCAGGGCGGGGACGGCGCGCGACAGCAGCACCATTCCGGCGAACACGAGCAGCAGGCCCGGACCGGGCAGCACCAGCAGCGCGAGGCCGACCGCGACCAGTACGCCCCCCAGGGAGCCCAGGACCGTTCGCCGGACCGCTTCGACGCTGCGCGCCATGTCGCCGTACCTCCCCGGTTCGACCCAGTTCCGGTATGCCTCAGTGTGCCCAACCTTAGGCACCGGACGGCGTGCGGGCGATTTCGCGCGACTGGCAGGCTGCTCCCATGAATCACACGGAAGTGCTGCTCATCGGAGGACGTGCGGGTGTCGGCAAGACGACGGTGGCGTGGGAGGTTTCGGTGCTGCTGCGGGCCGCTTCGGTGGCCCACGTGGTCGTCGAGGGCGATTTCCTGGGCCAGGTGCACCCCGCCCCGGAAGGCGACCCCCGCAGGTCGCGCATCACCGAGAGCAATCTGACGGCGGTGTGGGCGAACTACGCCCGGCTCGGCCACCGTCGCATGGTCTACACGAACACCGTGAGCGTACTGCCCGAGGCGGAAGGCATGTTCCGGCGCGCGATGGGGGCGGACGTGCGGCTCGTCCGGGTCCTGCTCACGGCGTCCGACGCCACCGCCGGCGCGCGTCTGACGGGGCGGGAGCTCGGCTCGGAGCTCCAGCAGGAGCTGGCCGGCAGCGCCCGCAAGGCGCGGCTGCTGGACGAGGGGGCGCCGGCGGACACCGTCCGGGTGGGAACCGACGGGCGCCGGGTCGTGGACATCGCCCGGGAGGTGGTGGGCGTGACGGGGTGGACGGTGAACGGATGACATTTGCTGGTCAAATTTGACTAGACTGGGCCGCATGGCCGAGAAGACGATCCCGATCCTGCCGTGCCGGACCCTCCAGCCCGTGCTCGACTTCTACACCGCCCTCGGCTTCGAGGTGACGTACCGGCAGAACAGCCCCAACCCGTACGCGGTCGTCGAGCGGGGCGGCATCGAGTTGCAGTTCTTCGCGCTCAAGGCGCACGAGCCCGCCGCGTCACTCGGCACCTGCTACGTCCTCACCGACGACGTGGACGGGCTGCACGCCTCCTTCCGGGCGGGGCTCAAGGCGGCGTACGGCAGGATCCCCACGCGCGGGCTGCCCCGCATCGGGCCGCTCAGGGACATGTCGTACGGGGTGCGGCAGTTCCTCATGACCGACCCGGGCGGCAACTGCGTCCGCGTCGGACAGCCCTCCGCCGGCCCCCGCCGCCGGAGCGCCCCCGAGGAGACCTTCGCCCGTGCCCTGCACCACGCCCTGCTCCTCGCGGACTCGAAGGAGGACCCGGCGGGCGCCGCGAAGGTCGTCGACCGGGTGCTCGGTCTCGACGACGAGCGGCCCACGCCGGCGCAACTGCTCCGGCTCCTCGTGCTGCGGGCGGACGTCGCCGGGCGGCTGGGCGACGAGGGAGCCAGGGCGTCGGCGCTCGCCCGGGCGGCCGCCGTCCGACTCACGGCCGGTGAACGGGAGTCGCTCCGCGAGGACCTCCAACGTCTCGCCGAGCTGCGCGACTGACGCCCGGTCACCGCCGTCGCTCCCCAAACTCTGGCCGGAGGAGGGAACTTGTAGGCCCCATCGACGTACGACCGCATCACTGCT carries:
- a CDS encoding MIP/aquaporin family protein; the encoded protein is MAARLKKSGLLGELSAEFAGTMILILFGCGVVAQVAAGGALTDPEGGLGDHDSISWAWGLGVTLGVYVAARLSGAHINPAVTLGLAVFKGFPWRKVAPYALAQTAGAFVAALLVRWNYSEALAKADPGHTIKTQTVFSTLPANGNTALPVHEWGAFRDQVIGTAILLLLVMAITDLLNTPPGANLAPFIIGLVVVAIGMAFGTNAGYAINPARDFGPRLASFLTGYGGAWRDQYGNLYFWVPILGPLIGGVLGAGLYKALVGRFLPTAEPEPTGRVPAPED
- the nadE gene encoding ammonia-dependent NAD(+) synthetase — encoded protein: MSEPASIALQLEIARELEVAETFDAEREIERRVAFLTERLTSTGLRCLVLGISGGVDSTTAGRLCQLAAERARAEGHEASFYAMRLPHGVQADEHDAQRALSFIQADHVLTVDIKPASDAMLDALLAADVAFRDAHHQDFVHGNIKARQRMIAQYAVAGAHNGLVVGTDHAAEAVSGFFTKFGDGAADLVPLTGLTKRRVRAVAEALGAPAELVGKVPTADLESLAPGKADEDALGVTYDDIDDFLEGKPVKQDAFEKIVSRYRATDHKRRMPIGP
- a CDS encoding family 16 glycoside hydrolase codes for the protein MRPRLFPRARRHLILLLASAVSAGGFLAAPASAADRADIPPQEPGVTLRVFDVQTPLSEICTLKPGQTPNHDKLMPTVDWSTTADFGGIADNFVSEATGYLVAPRDGTYAFRLTSDDGSRLTLDGTTVIDHDGLHGAEPKDGALDLTAGSHPLRVEHFDRGGGQQLTLSWRPPGETGFTVVPNEALTTDAGVVRVTAPGRKECEAGTDTPGDGLPLTSVRPDLTLTDLRPEGFEPQVTGMDWLPDGRLAISTWGGTDNVAGEVYLLDNVTGATSRDKVTVKKVADGLREPMGIKYVDGSLYVSQKHELTRLVDENDDDVTDAYRTVATWPYGGNFHEFAFGLLYRDGYFYVNLSVAIDLGGATTDPQPAPDRGTTYKISKKTGKITPIAGGLRTPNGIGWGPGGGLFVTDNQGGWLPASKLVQIKQDRFFNHYTEPAGPFEDSPVTEPVLWLPQNEIGNSPSTPLHLKKGVFAGQMLIGDVTYGGLQRAYLEKVKGQYQGAVFRYTQGLEAGVNRVTMGPDGAVYAGGLGADGNWGQAGKLKFGLQKLTPNGRDTFDIQKMRAVPGGFDLTYTQPVSDETAAKLAERYDVRQWHYTPTADYGGPKIAEEELSVRSATLSKDGRTVRLRLDGLKPDRVVHVRSPRPFTSASGETLWSTEAWYTLNEMPGKQPPPATLYEAEEARLTGEAGIDTDHVGYSGSGFVDRYATEGEAATTFDVTVPRAGTYDVGLRYSNGPHPFEGTKSLSLYANGKKVRQTDLPSTGDWDTWSTRTEGVRLRAGHNTVSYRYDPGDTGHVNLDLITVHRRGAPVDLFDGTAASQDQWQHTDGRDVAWPLAEERSMEVCCGDIRTKDAYQDFKLHVEFRVPQLPPDVTGQDRGNSGIYLQDRYELQILDSYRDTTLADNEAGALYLKKAPDTNAATAPGTWQTYDIVFRAARYDDSGRKTADARVSVVWNGEKVHDDVVLDGPTAGGRAETPAAGAIRLQDHGNKVRFRDIRIQPLS
- a CDS encoding PGPGW domain-containing protein, yielding MARSVEAVRRTVLGSLGGVLVAVGLALLVLPGPGLLLVFAGMVLLSRAVPALDRFVGPVRRQAMRAAEESVSSPWRIAGSVTAGLCLVGAGVAWGLMPRLPYSGWATGASLIVSGVVLFALLAWSHRRVRTGRRD
- a CDS encoding bleomycin resistance protein, coding for MAEKTIPILPCRTLQPVLDFYTALGFEVTYRQNSPNPYAVVERGGIELQFFALKAHEPAASLGTCYVLTDDVDGLHASFRAGLKAAYGRIPTRGLPRIGPLRDMSYGVRQFLMTDPGGNCVRVGQPSAGPRRRSAPEETFARALHHALLLADSKEDPAGAAKVVDRVLGLDDERPTPAQLLRLLVLRADVAGRLGDEGARASALARAAAVRLTAGERESLREDLQRLAELRD